In one window of Aceticella autotrophica DNA:
- a CDS encoding DUF5320 domain-containing protein, which translates to MPRGDGTGPLGLGTMTGRAAGFCAGFRVPGYMNPVGRLVARTIGYGFFGFGRRRPLRLGFRRGAGWKW; encoded by the coding sequence ATGCCAAGAGGAGATGGAACTGGTCCATTAGGACTTGGAACAATGACCGGTAGAGCAGCAGGTTTTTGCGCAGGCTTTCGTGTTCCGGGTTATATGAATCCTGTAGGAAGGCTTGTAGCAAGGACAATAGGCTACGGATTTTTTGGCTTCGGCAGAAGACGTCCTCTACGTCTTGGTTTTAGACGGGGCGCCGGTTGGAAATGGTAA
- a CDS encoding endonuclease/exonuclease/phosphatase family protein — protein MILNVMTYNIHGGKDKRGKLRLNDVADIIKQSKADIVGLQEVDKFAARSKFINEIWFLSKKLRMCYAYGANIRLGIGFFGNGILSKFPIKMSQNYYLPSKGERRGILITQIILPDNNLWFLTTHLGLDENERINQTEEILKIIKRQGRPLILTGDFNETPGNKAYNRLKEVLVETSEKLSSDYSSFALGNEPDIKIDYIMHTNDIIPESIGTIMSDCSDHLPVISTLDIPVS, from the coding sequence ATGATATTAAATGTCATGACATATAATATTCATGGTGGGAAAGACAAAAGGGGCAAATTAAGACTTAATGATGTTGCAGATATTATAAAGCAATCAAAAGCTGATATAGTTGGTCTTCAGGAGGTTGATAAATTTGCTGCCCGTTCAAAATTTATAAACGAGATATGGTTTTTATCAAAAAAACTAAGAATGTGTTATGCATATGGTGCAAATATTAGGTTAGGGATAGGATTTTTTGGCAATGGAATTTTAAGTAAATTTCCTATTAAAATGAGCCAAAATTATTATTTACCGTCAAAAGGCGAAAGAAGGGGAATACTTATAACTCAAATAATTCTTCCAGATAATAATTTATGGTTTTTAACAACACATCTTGGATTAGATGAAAATGAAAGGATAAATCAAACCGAAGAAATATTAAAAATCATTAAAAGGCAGGGGAGACCACTTATACTAACAGGAGATTTTAATGAGACACCGGGAAATAAAGCATATAACCGATTAAAAGAGGTGCTTGTTGAAACTTCTGAAAAATTATCCTCTGATTATAGTTCATTTGCCTTGGGAAATGAGCCGGATATAAAAATTGATTATATAATGCACACAAACGATATTATTCCAGAATCTATAGGTACTATCATGTCTGATTGTTCTGATCACTTACCCGTTATATCTACATTAGATATTCCTGTGTCCTGA
- a CDS encoding IS110 family transposase yields MDISLDDVKVHILDQDGNDACPRFSVDNNPSGCDILVSHILDCCNKYNIQKVFIGLESTSVYGWHIQYYLADHASLKPFNPSVTTFNANTVKAFKKSLGDLPKNDWVDAFVIAEKLRFGRLPKSCPVDFRYLALQRLTRHRFHIVDSIVREKNYFLSNLFLKFNGLCQIKVFSNNFGTAATEIFNEFLTLDDIAARPLEDLIAFLVDKGRDHFNDPNTTAKLLQDAVRKSYRINANVNDSLNFVIKSCLDNIQYLEKQKKASEKTIANEVKGFKNQFICLTSVNGIGPTIAAGLISEIGGISRFDNDNALAKFSGIYWSEYQSADFKAEDTYLKRTGNEYLRYYFIQAADQLRKYCPEFSQYYARKFNEGKTHKHKRALVLTARKAVRLVFALLREEKLYKPPAMKGDDCKY; encoded by the coding sequence ATGGATATAAGCTTGGATGATGTCAAGGTTCATATTCTCGACCAAGACGGTAACGATGCTTGCCCTCGTTTTTCTGTAGATAATAATCCTTCTGGTTGCGATATTTTAGTGTCTCATATCTTGGATTGTTGTAATAAATACAACATTCAGAAGGTTTTTATTGGCCTAGAATCTACTTCAGTCTATGGTTGGCATATTCAGTATTATTTAGCTGACCATGCTTCTTTGAAGCCTTTTAATCCTTCTGTAACTACTTTTAATGCTAATACTGTCAAGGCTTTTAAAAAGTCTCTTGGCGATTTGCCTAAGAATGACTGGGTTGATGCTTTTGTTATTGCTGAAAAATTAAGGTTTGGAAGGCTTCCTAAATCTTGTCCTGTAGATTTTAGATACCTTGCTCTCCAAAGGCTTACCCGCCATCGCTTTCACATTGTTGATAGTATTGTCAGGGAGAAAAATTATTTCCTAAGTAATCTGTTTCTTAAATTTAATGGCTTATGTCAGATTAAAGTTTTTAGCAATAATTTTGGTACGGCTGCTACTGAAATATTTAATGAGTTTTTAACTCTTGATGATATTGCGGCTCGACCGCTTGAAGATCTTATTGCCTTTTTAGTTGATAAAGGCAGAGACCATTTTAATGACCCTAATACTACGGCTAAATTACTCCAAGATGCTGTACGCAAATCTTATAGAATCAACGCTAATGTAAATGATTCTTTGAATTTTGTTATCAAGTCGTGTCTTGATAATATACAGTATCTTGAAAAGCAGAAGAAAGCTTCTGAAAAGACCATTGCCAATGAAGTCAAAGGATTTAAGAATCAATTTATTTGTCTTACTTCAGTAAATGGCATTGGTCCAACTATAGCAGCTGGCCTAATATCTGAGATAGGCGGAATATCAAGGTTTGATAATGATAATGCCCTTGCAAAGTTTTCCGGCATATATTGGTCAGAATACCAGTCTGCGGATTTTAAAGCGGAGGACACATATTTAAAACGCACTGGTAATGAGTATCTCAGATATTACTTTATTCAAGCAGCCGACCAACTTAGGAAATATTGTCCTGAGTTTTCACAATACTATGCTCGCAAATTTAATGAAGGTAAAACTCATAAACACAAACGTGCTTTAGTTTTAACGGCACGCAAAGCTGTAAGGTTAGTCTTTGCTCTGCTGCGCGAAGAAAAACTTTATAAACCACCAGCAATGAAAGGAGATGATTGTAAATACTAA
- a CDS encoding ISNCY family transposase has protein sequence MREEIFNMTQKEISRLRVINQTIDKIITVREAAELLGLSERQVIRLKGGVLKDGPAFIIHKNRGRKPKHALSDEIGTKIVELKQTKYQEANFMHFSELLEEHENINVSYSTIYRILTKEGIKSPKKHRKRKSHHRRKRKPQKGMLVQIDASPHEWIIGDKSFTLHGAIDDATGEILALFFAPNECMEGYFEVIRQIVNNHGIPISIYSDRHTIFVSPNSGKLSIEEQLEGKTVNFTQFERAMGELGINVIKANSPQAKGRIEKLWDTLQSRLPVEFKIHGIDTMKAANAFLSQFIVAYNEKFGVEPENPEHAFRTLDSNINLDYILCVKEERTIIEGSAFSYKGKYYQLIKNGKKAPAMPKAKLTVLSSSKIGVKAFYADVIYDTLLLDERPKKESLKLSKEKTVKQTIVKPSADHPWRHAQKKKPNYAYEETDREIVEMLNQLFNSTRAWA, from the coding sequence ATGAGAGAGGAGATATTCAATATGACTCAAAAAGAAATAAGTCGTCTTAGAGTTATCAATCAGACTATTGATAAAATTATAACCGTAAGAGAAGCTGCTGAGCTTCTGGGCCTCAGTGAACGCCAAGTAATAAGGTTAAAAGGAGGGGTTTTAAAAGATGGTCCTGCGTTCATAATTCATAAAAATAGAGGTAGGAAGCCTAAGCATGCTCTCTCGGATGAAATCGGAACCAAAATTGTTGAGTTAAAACAAACAAAGTACCAAGAGGCTAATTTCATGCATTTTTCTGAGTTACTGGAAGAACATGAAAATATTAATGTGAGTTATTCTACAATATATAGGATATTGACTAAAGAGGGTATTAAAAGCCCTAAAAAACATCGTAAGCGTAAATCTCATCATCGAAGAAAGAGAAAGCCTCAAAAGGGAATGCTGGTTCAGATTGATGCTTCTCCACATGAATGGATCATAGGAGATAAATCATTTACTCTACATGGAGCTATAGATGACGCTACCGGTGAAATTCTTGCACTTTTTTTTGCTCCTAACGAGTGTATGGAAGGATATTTCGAAGTCATAAGACAAATCGTTAACAACCATGGTATCCCTATCAGTATATATTCTGACCGTCACACTATCTTTGTCTCTCCTAACAGCGGTAAACTATCTATAGAAGAACAATTAGAGGGAAAGACAGTTAATTTTACTCAGTTTGAAAGAGCTATGGGAGAGCTTGGAATCAACGTTATTAAGGCTAATTCTCCACAAGCTAAAGGCCGCATTGAAAAGCTATGGGATACGCTTCAAAGCAGGCTTCCTGTTGAGTTTAAGATTCATGGAATTGATACTATGAAAGCTGCTAATGCATTTTTATCGCAATTTATTGTCGCTTACAATGAAAAGTTTGGTGTCGAACCTGAAAATCCTGAACATGCTTTTAGAACGCTTGATTCTAATATTAACCTTGATTATATCTTATGCGTAAAGGAAGAGCGTACTATCATTGAAGGGTCTGCTTTTTCTTACAAGGGTAAGTATTATCAACTTATCAAGAATGGTAAAAAGGCTCCAGCTATGCCCAAAGCTAAACTTACTGTCTTAAGTAGTTCTAAAATAGGCGTAAAAGCTTTCTATGCTGATGTTATATATGATACTTTGCTTCTTGATGAACGTCCAAAAAAAGAATCTTTAAAGTTATCTAAAGAGAAAACTGTGAAACAAACTATAGTAAAGCCAAGTGCCGATCACCCATGGCGGCATGCACAAAAGAAGAAGCCCAATTACGCGTATGAAGAAACCGATCGTGAGATCGTTGAAATGCTTAATCAGCTTTTCAATTCTACGCGTGCATGGGCATAG